A genomic window from Rhodospirillaceae bacterium includes:
- the guaA gene encoding glutamine-hydrolyzing GMP synthase, protein MQECVLIIDFGSQVTQLIARRVRESGIYSEIHPFNKVTAESLDSFGPKAIILSGGPASVTDVDTPRAHEAIFDLGVPVLGICYGEQTMVHQLGGRVTTSDHQEFGRAHIEIIDDCELFHGVWDVGSKEQVWMSHGDRIDEIPDGFRVVAANDSAPFAAIANDDKHFYGVQFHPEVVHTPHGAQLLENFTHRVAGCQGDWTMAAFLETEITQVREQVGDGKVICGLSGGVDSSVVAALLHEAIGDQLQCVFVDTGLLRYGEADQVVDVFRDHYNIPLIHRDASDLFLGKLDGVSDPEQKRKIIGATFIDVFEEEANKIADARFLAQGTLYPDVIESVSFTGGPSVVIKSHHNVGGLPERMNLKLVEPLRELFKDEVRVLGRELGLPDEMVGRHPFPGPGLAIRIPGEVTREKADILRAADRIYLEEIRNAGLYNAIWQAFAVLLPVQTVGVMGDARTYDYVCALRAVNSTDGMTADYYPFEHEFLGRTTNRIINEVRGINRVVYDITSKPPGTIEWE, encoded by the coding sequence ATGCAAGAATGCGTTCTCATCATTGATTTCGGCTCACAGGTTACACAACTTATTGCACGCCGAGTCCGCGAAAGCGGTATTTACTCCGAAATTCATCCATTTAATAAAGTGACGGCAGAAAGCCTCGACAGCTTTGGTCCGAAAGCAATCATCCTATCGGGTGGCCCGGCCTCTGTAACCGACGTTGATACGCCCCGTGCACACGAGGCAATTTTTGATCTGGGAGTACCAGTTCTAGGAATTTGCTACGGCGAACAAACCATGGTGCACCAGCTGGGGGGGCGAGTGACGACATCGGACCACCAGGAATTTGGTCGCGCCCATATTGAAATTATCGATGACTGCGAACTCTTTCATGGGGTTTGGGACGTCGGCTCAAAAGAACAGGTCTGGATGAGCCATGGCGACCGCATCGATGAAATACCCGACGGCTTTAGGGTCGTCGCTGCCAACGATAGTGCCCCCTTTGCCGCCATCGCCAACGACGATAAACATTTTTATGGCGTACAGTTCCATCCTGAAGTCGTCCACACCCCGCATGGCGCACAGCTTCTAGAAAACTTCACACACCGGGTCGCCGGGTGCCAAGGCGACTGGACCATGGCGGCGTTCCTTGAGACCGAAATTACGCAGGTTCGTGAACAGGTCGGTGATGGCAAGGTTATCTGTGGTTTATCTGGCGGGGTCGACAGCTCTGTTGTTGCTGCCTTGCTCCATGAAGCAATTGGCGACCAGTTACAATGCGTCTTCGTTGACACAGGGCTGCTACGCTACGGCGAAGCGGACCAAGTGGTCGATGTTTTCCGAGATCACTATAACATTCCGCTCATCCACCGCGACGCCTCTGACTTATTCCTGGGCAAACTCGATGGCGTTTCCGACCCAGAGCAAAAGCGCAAAATCATTGGCGCGACGTTTATTGATGTGTTTGAAGAAGAGGCGAACAAAATTGCCGATGCGCGATTTCTGGCCCAAGGGACTCTTTATCCAGACGTGATTGAGTCTGTATCGTTTACGGGGGGACCAAGCGTGGTTATAAAATCCCACCATAACGTGGGCGGACTGCCTGAGCGCATGAACCTGAAACTGGTTGAGCCGTTGCGGGAACTTTTCAAAGACGAAGTCCGGGTCCTAGGCCGCGAACTCGGATTACCTGATGAAATGGTCGGGCGCCACCCCTTCCCGGGTCCAGGCCTCGCCATCCGTATTCCTGGTGAAGTCACCCGGGAAAAAGCTGATATCCTGCGTGCTGCGGATCGAATTTATCTGGAAGAGATTAGAAACGCAGGGCTCTACAACGCGATCTGGCAAGCCTTTGCAGTGCTTTTGCCGGTTCAAACCGTCGGCGTCATGGGTGACGCTCGTACCTATGACTACGTATGCGCGCTTCGCGCCGTCAATTCTACCGATGGCATGACAGCTGATTATTACCCCTTCGAGCACGAATTCTTAGGCCGGACCACCAACCGAATCATCAACGAAGTGCGTGGAATCAACCGAGTTGTTTACGATATTACGTCCAAACCGCCAGGTACGATTGAGTGGGAATAA
- a CDS encoding glutathione S-transferase family protein, with translation MLELYHHSTSVCAAKVRMALDEKDIPWKGHYIDILKGDQFTPEFLKLNPKGLVPVLIDDGKVILESTVINEYIEDAFPKTPLRPDSAGDRAQMRFWTKLIDEQLHRACAVITFSVFHRHIILKLSEQELQDYLEAMPSPELRAKKKGWILQGVDAPDAQEAFKAYFKSLNELDQALDGNDWSAGPSFSLADIAWAPYVNRMAMLGMNGMFTTRVARWFDRIQARESFKPTVLDWIPADMTADMKSRGQEAWPQVKGILGL, from the coding sequence ATGCTTGAACTCTACCACCATTCTACATCCGTTTGTGCGGCCAAAGTCCGCATGGCGTTGGACGAGAAAGATATCCCTTGGAAAGGTCATTATATTGACATCCTGAAGGGCGATCAGTTCACCCCGGAATTTTTGAAACTTAATCCCAAGGGTTTGGTGCCGGTGCTGATCGACGATGGCAAGGTGATCTTGGAATCGACCGTTATTAACGAATATATTGAAGATGCCTTTCCAAAGACCCCCCTTCGGCCTGACAGTGCCGGAGACCGGGCACAGATGCGTTTCTGGACCAAGCTGATTGATGAGCAACTGCACCGAGCGTGCGCAGTCATTACGTTTTCAGTATTTCACCGCCACATTATCCTGAAGCTAAGCGAGCAGGAATTGCAGGACTATCTAGAAGCGATGCCCAGCCCCGAGCTCCGCGCCAAGAAAAAAGGCTGGATTCTTCAAGGCGTTGATGCCCCGGACGCCCAAGAGGCCTTCAAGGCCTACTTCAAGTCCTTGAATGAATTGGATCAGGCATTGGACGGAAACGATTGGTCCGCGGGCCCCTCTTTCTCGTTAGCCGATATCGCTTGGGCTCCTTATGTCAACCGCATGGCCATGCTGGGGATGAACGGCATGTTCACAACCCGGGTCGCCCGCTGGTTTGACCGCATTCAGGCGCGCGAAAGCTTTAAACCTACGGTGCTCGACTGGATCCCAGCGGACATGACCGCCGACATGAAGTCACGGGGACAAGAGGCCTGGCCACAGGTGAAGGGTATTTTAGGACTTTAA
- a CDS encoding isopenicillin N synthase family oxygenase: MTGVAEQIDPSGEIPLIDIGPYLRGEDGSLEAAAKELRHAQEEIGFYYLTNHGIAPELVAAAMDQVRQFHALPDDDKLALKVGENGPGYVPFKSTVYVTSPLADNSTRDLNANYRLVRERPADHPSVVAKRRFAGPNKWPSTELLPDFKRIMLEYFGQLEDLGRSLLPVYARALDLPKDYFDAMFTDPYWTTRNVHYPNVAPEKNQLAAGPHRDNGFITILPVSSIPALEVMTTDGDWIPAVHVKDSMLVNSGEFMNVWTNGRFIATPHRVLPPGQERHQIAFFYNPNWDVVSDPLPTCVGPDNPPRFKPMQYLEHYCNYVDGNYTRVLGGGTLDDDKY; this comes from the coding sequence ATGACGGGCGTGGCTGAGCAGATTGATCCATCAGGGGAAATTCCCCTTATCGACATTGGCCCCTACCTTCGGGGTGAAGATGGCAGTCTTGAGGCCGCCGCGAAAGAGCTACGTCACGCACAGGAAGAAATCGGATTTTATTACCTGACCAACCACGGCATAGCCCCTGAACTGGTTGCCGCTGCAATGGATCAGGTGCGGCAGTTTCATGCATTGCCTGATGACGATAAGCTGGCGCTTAAGGTTGGTGAAAATGGCCCCGGCTATGTGCCGTTCAAGTCCACTGTCTATGTAACCTCTCCTTTGGCGGACAATTCTACGCGTGACCTGAATGCAAATTACCGGCTTGTCCGCGAGCGTCCAGCAGACCACCCGTCAGTTGTCGCCAAGCGCCGGTTCGCAGGGCCTAATAAATGGCCAAGCACTGAACTGTTGCCCGACTTTAAGCGGATCATGCTGGAATATTTTGGCCAACTGGAAGATTTAGGGCGATCATTATTACCGGTGTATGCGCGTGCGCTTGACCTGCCCAAAGATTATTTTGACGCGATGTTTACGGATCCCTATTGGACGACGCGTAATGTTCACTATCCAAACGTTGCGCCAGAGAAAAACCAATTAGCTGCCGGACCGCATCGCGACAACGGCTTTATCACCATCTTACCTGTATCCAGCATTCCTGCGCTTGAAGTCATGACAACTGATGGCGATTGGATTCCTGCTGTGCACGTGAAAGACAGCATGCTGGTCAACAGTGGTGAATTCATGAACGTCTGGACCAATGGCCGGTTCATTGCGACTCCGCACCGGGTGTTGCCACCAGGACAAGAGCGTCATCAGATTGCGTTCTTTTATAACCCTAATTGGGATGTGGTCAGCGATCCGTTGCCGACCTGCGTCGGGCCTGATAATCCGCCTCGGTTTAAGCCCATGCAGTACCTTGAACATTACTGCAATTATGTGGATGGCAACTACACCCGCGTTTTGGGTGGCGGGACTCTGGACGACGATAAGTACTAG
- a CDS encoding aldo/keto reductase has product MGTLYLSTERGFGGPLPHAGALLEEAVRLGVRFFDTADSYANGIAEQAVHDALHPYDGLLITTKGGFRHERLGQWLRDGRPEHLRQVLDDSLRRLELETVDLYQLHCPDPRIPYAESIGTLADLQRQGKIRHIGISNVGTSEIEIAREEAEIVSVQNPFNVRSRRGGNVLGGGDVLDVCETHGMAFIPWAPLGDGGISWSDPVLVALAEKHKARPPQIALSALLHRSPVILPIPGTSSHNHLRQNVAAGEIILDEEDLDQLWA; this is encoded by the coding sequence ATGGGAACACTTTATTTGTCAACCGAACGTGGATTTGGTGGGCCGCTGCCACATGCGGGCGCGTTATTGGAAGAGGCTGTCAGGCTCGGGGTTCGGTTTTTCGATACCGCCGATAGTTACGCCAATGGTATCGCAGAACAAGCGGTGCACGATGCACTTCATCCTTATGACGGCTTGCTGATCACCACCAAGGGTGGCTTTCGCCATGAACGACTTGGCCAATGGTTGCGGGACGGGCGGCCTGAACACCTACGCCAAGTTCTTGATGATAGCCTACGTCGATTGGAACTGGAAACAGTCGATCTTTACCAACTCCACTGCCCTGATCCTCGGATCCCGTACGCCGAGTCAATCGGCACACTCGCCGATCTGCAACGCCAAGGAAAAATTCGCCACATCGGCATTTCCAATGTCGGCACAAGCGAAATCGAGATTGCCCGCGAAGAAGCAGAGATTGTTTCAGTCCAAAACCCGTTCAATGTGCGGTCGCGCCGGGGTGGCAACGTGCTGGGCGGCGGCGATGTGCTAGATGTATGTGAAACCCATGGCATGGCATTTATTCCATGGGCACCACTCGGCGACGGCGGTATATCATGGTCTGATCCGGTGCTGGTGGCATTGGCCGAGAAGCATAAGGCTAGGCCTCCACAGATTGCACTCTCTGCACTCCTTCATCGTTCACCGGTTATATTACCTATCCCAGGGACGAGTTCTCACAACCACCTACGCCAAAATGTGGCCGCAGGGGAAATTATACTGGATGAAGAAGACCTTGATCAGCTTTGGGCCTAG
- a CDS encoding response regulator, translated as MADLRLDDADILIIDPDRNAANAVRYALQAYGYPDYRIGKSEEDLLREIKDWEPDLIISELGLRGKNLSKFVSRLRAHELGVSPFIPVIGTTSEETSEEITEFNDAGGDEIVTKPLSAIIMKDCIEKLLGNTRPYLVTSTYVGPDRQAAFDDKSGYSIPVNIPNGLGLKLSGKFNQDTYKAALSVATSQVTRYKAESLSKEILVLSNTLLQRLQVQGVDSEAEKLIDRITELSSDTRKRVLGTPYVHVSGVCEALNKTLGNIRNAGKDFSDKDVKLIVPLTQSICLAFSADEKAEAMAKEISSALGISTEAAVEGDAPSAADSGADTSADVLGARAANGRAKSGGSESPPDDAEAPIPASANRTKFLLRLTLVKISHLLTELEGIPNRIPRVFIRGLDEYLHKLLGDASYNALNPMAEKLFEKITAEEDEEIWQEIVADEDYKSFAFSILMKMLVKFDNFYSGMTTFLSIVNGTINSLDDKKKGQGQIDIFTEEHFSLFFVTLFSDIFDILRDKEQALLLDDQFTKGTADRLAKIYESYVEHSSKLVEQQWAE; from the coding sequence ATGGCCGATCTGCGACTAGATGACGCTGATATCTTAATCATTGATCCAGATCGCAATGCGGCAAACGCAGTGCGGTATGCCCTTCAGGCCTATGGTTATCCTGACTATCGGATAGGCAAAAGTGAAGAGGACCTTCTGCGCGAAATTAAGGATTGGGAACCCGACCTGATCATCAGTGAACTAGGTCTTCGTGGCAAGAATCTCAGTAAATTTGTTAGTCGATTGCGGGCTCATGAACTTGGAGTGAGCCCGTTTATTCCTGTTATCGGGACGACGTCGGAAGAAACGTCGGAAGAAATTACTGAGTTTAATGATGCGGGTGGGGATGAAATTGTCACCAAACCTCTTTCGGCAATAATAATGAAAGATTGTATCGAGAAATTACTCGGCAATACCCGGCCTTATTTGGTAACGAGTACCTATGTCGGCCCGGATCGTCAGGCAGCATTCGATGACAAATCAGGATATTCAATCCCCGTTAATATTCCAAATGGCCTTGGTTTAAAACTAAGCGGAAAATTTAATCAAGATACATATAAGGCTGCTTTATCTGTCGCCACTTCTCAGGTCACAAGGTACAAGGCCGAAAGCCTCTCTAAGGAAATCTTAGTGCTTTCAAATACCCTGCTTCAAAGACTTCAAGTTCAAGGCGTTGACTCGGAAGCCGAGAAATTAATAGATCGGATTACTGAATTATCGTCTGACACACGCAAAAGAGTACTGGGCACACCCTATGTTCATGTTTCTGGGGTCTGTGAAGCGTTGAATAAGACACTCGGGAATATTCGCAACGCAGGCAAAGACTTTTCCGACAAAGACGTAAAATTAATTGTACCCTTAACGCAATCCATCTGCCTTGCGTTCTCTGCCGACGAAAAAGCTGAGGCCATGGCCAAGGAAATTTCTAGTGCGCTTGGAATTTCGACAGAAGCTGCGGTTGAGGGGGATGCACCTTCTGCGGCGGATAGTGGAGCAGATACATCGGCGGACGTTTTGGGCGCACGTGCCGCAAACGGGCGAGCGAAATCAGGTGGTTCAGAATCTCCACCTGATGATGCAGAGGCACCAATACCGGCTTCGGCAAATCGCACTAAATTTTTGCTGCGTCTTACGTTGGTTAAAATTTCACACTTGCTAACAGAATTAGAGGGCATTCCAAATCGTATTCCTCGGGTTTTTATTCGTGGGTTGGACGAGTATTTGCACAAACTGCTTGGCGATGCTTCCTATAATGCCTTGAACCCAATGGCTGAAAAATTGTTTGAGAAAATCACCGCAGAAGAGGATGAGGAAATTTGGCAAGAGATCGTTGCTGACGAAGATTATAAAAGTTTCGCCTTTTCGATATTGATGAAAATGCTTGTGAAGTTCGATAATTTTTATTCGGGAATGACAACGTTCTTGTCCATCGTAAACGGCACGATCAACAGTCTTGATGACAAGAAAAAGGGACAAGGCCAAATAGATATTTTCACCGAAGAACATTTTAGCCTGTTCTTCGTTACCCTTTTTTCCGACATCTTCGATATCTTACGAGACAAAGAACAAGCCCTTCTTTTGGACGACCAATTCACCAAAGGTACTGCCGATCGACTCGCCAAAATCTATGAATCGTATGTTGAACACAGCAGCAAGTTGGTCGAGCAGCAGTGGGCAGAGTAG